In a single window of the Prinia subflava isolate CZ2003 ecotype Zambia chromosome 3, Cam_Psub_1.2, whole genome shotgun sequence genome:
- the CLTRN gene encoding collectrin, protein MLRALLFTLSVVAIAHAELCKPDAQNAFKVRISIKTALGDNAYAWDANEEYLFRAMVAFAMRRYSSKSTTQISNVLLCNVTDRVSFWFVVTDSSKNVTTVPGSVVEAAIRMNRNRINNAFLLSDKTLQFLKITSTLSPPVEPSTPVWLIVFGVVLCLIVAGIVFLIVSGIQKHKKKNKESTEAENLEEKVEVTLENGIPCEALDLKAGHINGVFAADDERFTSL, encoded by the exons ATGTTACGGGCTTTGCTGTTTACACTCTCTGTAGTTGCCATTGCTCACGCTGAGCTCTGCAAACCAG ATGCACAGAATGCTTTCAAAGTACGGATTAGTATCAAAACAGCTTTGGGAGATAATGCA TATGCCTGGGATGCTAATGAGGAGTACCTCTTCAGAGCAATGGTGGCTTTTGCAATGAGAAGATATTCCAGCAAGAGCACAACTCA AATTTCCAATGTGCTGCTCTGCAATGTGACAGACCGGGTGTCCTTTTGGTTTGTGGTCACAGATTCTTCCAAAAATGTGACAACTGTTCCTGGAAGCGTGGTAGAGGCAGCCATCAG gaTGAACCGGAACAGAATCAACAATGCCTTCCTACTGAGTGACAAAACACTGCAGTTTCTGAAGATAACCTCAACCTTATCACCTCCTGTTGAACCCTCTACACCTGTCTGGCTTATTGTATTCGGTGTTGTTCTTTGTCTCATTGTGGCTGGGATTGTTTTCCTCATTGTTTCGGGGATTCAGAAACACAAGAA AAAGAATAAAGAGtcaacagaagcagaaaatttaGAAGAGAAAGTTGAAGTGACACTAGAAAATGGGATTCCTTGTGAAGCACTGGATTTAAAAGCAGGCCACATTAATGGAGTCTTTGCAGCAGATGATGAACGGTTCACGTCCCTATGA